The DNA sequence CTATCCCTCCAGAAGAAATTTGTGACACGGTTATATTGATCCACTTGCACACTGTAAAAGAAATTTGAATCCTCCATTTGCTGATGCTTCAAATAATCAAGTAAACTTTGTCCATCTGCTCCTTCAATCATTTCTTCCTTCATCCTGTGCAAACAATTATGGCCAGCATTATCAGTACTGCCCATTTCTTTTTCCAagtgtgattgtgattttgttgGTCTTACACTCGCATCAACCTTAGAAGAACCAATGATAGCTGCACGAACAGTTGGTATATGTCGACTTGATCTCAGAAATTGTCTCTCTTCAGGCTTAGCAAACTCGTGATTATGAACCGGATTGAACTGAGCAATCTTCCATTTACCATTATCAACAGTGAAGCGAACCATCGCCTTACAACCGGTTCTTGTGTCCAATCTTCTCACTTTTTTCACTTCCCCCATCTCCTCATCTAGTGGAAACCCCTCTTTCGAACAAAAATAGTCTCGCTGGCGGACATTACTTTGGGCATCTCTTCGCACAGTCCCTTTACGGATACTAAAACCTTTCTCGAAGGCATATGTGTTGTATAGCTCATAAGCTTCAGTTTCATTAGATACCTCCATCCCCACTCTTAGCTCATCACTTTCTCCAACCTTGTCACCATTTTCTAATACATTCCTCTGCCAACCACTATCCATTTACCTAATCGACAGCCTAATCATAAACAACAGATTTTCTATTACTGTTTTGACAAAACAGAAAACAGGGCAAGCAAAGTTCACACATTCAAGTCTAAACCAACAACAATCACGAGAACAGTGCAACATTCGGAAATGTAATGAAAATCTATCTTCGTGAACAATCATATTACTCACAATGTTCACCAAAAACTATCTCTGAAATTTTCACCAGAATTTCATAAAGAAAATAACACCCAGTTTCATAAACGAGATACCCAACAATTCGAAAGTCACTCTCCTGTCCAAAAATCCAAGAAATCCAAACCCAACAAATAAAGTGAGGCAGAAGTGCTACCTGTTTTGCCAAGAACGAGACTTTCTGAGTCTGAGGTCACAATCGCCGTTCAAAGTTGACTTCTTTCTGCAACTGGATTATGGGTTTTGTGGGAGGAGTCGAGTGACAGAGAGATTAAGAAGGCTTTGGAGTTTGGTATTTCCAAGAGTTTCTGTAAACTGTAAACCAAGTTAATGGTCGGTGTAAAACGACCTAAACGCACCGTTTTGTTTACTTCTTTTCGCTGCGCATTGATCTTGTCATTTTATCAAAATTCTAGTAGGAGCTTGGTTTTACGGTCTTACCTCTACTGCCAATAAAAATCACACCCTTTccttcacatatatataatctACTTTTGTCAACTTTCTACAGaaagttttttggtttttggggtGTAATTTTACAGATTAGAATTAATGGTTAGGAAAAACCATTCATCGTTGACAAGGCAGGGCAAAGCTCTCTCTCCTAGTCCTCAGTTATTCACTGACTTCAGAACACTTCAGCTGCATGAAGGAACCAAGTTTATACATAAAACACAACTCTCTTCCAGAAAGCAATAGCTTATGAACTGAAATTAAAACGGGAAACGTAGAACCTTCGGCCGAATTTTGACATGATCCTTAATTTCATGCCAAATCCATTAATGGTATAATCTATACAACTTGCTGCATTACAAAGCACTaccaaaaagtaaaattcaaaaGTATTGACAAGAAGCATGGTAACTGTATAGTGTATACATCTAAAAATATGTTCAATCTAGCAGTTTCCCTTCATCCCTCGCAACCGTTCCACACTTCAGTCATCCAGAACCGCAGCACAGACAGATGAGTCATCTGCTCTTCTCAAATTTCTAACCATGTTGGTAGTTTCTGCATCACCTTCGAGTAACTGCATCGTCTCTGCTAACTTCTGTTTGACAATCCTAGTTCCAGAATCACACAACGAGCCTAAACTGAAAACATTAGTTCCTTCGTGCATCAATGCACTTAGGCGCGACGATTGGGCAGACTTTGCCTTTTTGTATGGTGACTTGGAGAAATCAGTACTCACCACAATCCCCTTCTTCGCCCCTTTGGTCCATCTCTTCACTATGTACTGGGCTGGTATGCTTGTGAAGTTTTTCAAATCCAATACTTTTAGAGCATGACGACACAACACTCCCATGGATTCAAATAACTTACAAGAACAGGAAACCCTAGCAGTAAAACAATCATATCGAAATCGAATTCTATAGACTCTTCCATAACCTTCTTCAGTAGCTTCATAAATACACTCATTCCCATCAGTACCGACTTCTGTCATCCTCACCCCAAAGATACCCATGAGCTCATTTTCAAGAAATGAATACATTCTAACAGTATACTCAGTAGCTGCTTGCTTAAAGACACCACTATTTATTGTGAGACAAGGCGTGGCATTTCTACAATGAAAATCCTCTTCCAACTCTTTGAATCgcatctcttttgttttttcctcGTAATGGTGTGCAAAACTGATCAGATCCCCATTTGTTCTAGATATTTGATGGAAAATATTGTTCATGCTCTCACCCCTCTGGCCGGATGCAATATTTGCAGAGAAAGTATCTAAGCTAAAAGCAGGGCACCATTTCTCTTTAAGTGAATATATCATCTTCAGCCACGAGTTACTTTCAAGGCTGAATGCTTTAATCATGTTACCCCATGCAGCTTGAAACTCATCTTCAGTAAAACAATCATGAAAGCATATGTTGACTTGCTTCTTGAACTCAGGATTAGCATAATGACTAGCAAGCTGTAGCGTAGCATTCTTAGAGATGTTCCAACTGCACAATCGGTGGCGTGTCTCTGGAAGCACACTTGCAAGTGCATTTGCGATTGCTGTATCCTCATCTGTGAAAATGGTTTTAGGTTGTTTATGTCCCATTGACTCCAGAAATGTTTTAAACAACCAAATACATGAGTCGAcgctcttatccaataaaaaagcACAACCAAATAAGACATTCTTCCAATGATGATTAACTCCGACAAATGGAGCACAAATAAGATTGTATTTGTTGGTCTGAAATGTGGTGTCAAAGCAGACCACATCTCCAAAGCAATCATAGTCCAACTTTGATCCACCATCTCTCCAAAAGAAATCTGTTATCCGACTAAATTGATCGACTTTAACACTATAGAAAAAGTTCGGATCCTCAATCTGTTTATGCTTAAAATAGTTAACCAAATTTTGTACATCCCTGGCTTCCATCATTTCTCCCTTCTTGCTTTGCAAAAGACTATGATAATCTTTATGAGTGAACCCAACACTGTCAGCACTGCCACATTCCTTTTCCAAGATTGGGTCTGCTTTCACTGGTGTGCTACTCTCATCAACCCTATAACCAACGATAGCTGCACCAACACTCGGTATATTTCTACCCGATCTcagaaattttctttcttcaggACTCGCAAACTCATGATTATGATGCGGATTAGTGTAAGAGATCTTCCACACACCATTTTCCACATTGAACCGAAATGCAGCCTTGCACCCCGTCCTCGTCTCCAACCTCC is a window from the Rosa chinensis cultivar Old Blush chromosome 2, RchiOBHm-V2, whole genome shotgun sequence genome containing:
- the LOC112185481 gene encoding protein FAR1-RELATED SEQUENCE 5, which encodes MESGFQMKMLENGDEGYQFGDCEELKLGMEVSSEAEAYELCNNYAYKKGFSIRKGHLRKDAQNNPRQREFLCSKEGFLRDEDLCEVKKVRRLETRTGCKAAFRFNVENGVWKISYTNPHHNHEFASPEERKFLRSGRNIPSVGAAIVGYRVDESSTPVKADPILEKECGSADSVGFTHKDYHSLLQSKKGEMMEARDVQNLVNYFKHKQIEDPNFFYSVKVDQFSRITDFFWRDGGSKLDYDCFGDVVCFDTTFQTNKYNLICAPFVGVNHHWKNVLFGCAFLLDKSVDSCIWLFKTFLESMGHKQPKTIFTDEDTAIANALASVLPETRHRLCSWNISKNATLQLASHYANPEFKKQVNICFHDCFTEDEFQAAWGNMIKAFSLESNSWLKMIYSLKEKWCPAFSLDTFSANIASGQRGESMNNIFHQISRTNGDLISFAHHYEEKTKEMRFKELEEDFHCRNATPCLTINSGVFKQAATEYTVRMYSFLENELMGIFGVRMTEVGTDGNECIYEATEEGYGRVYRIRFRYDCFTARVSCSCKLFESMGVLCRHALKVLDLKNFTSIPAQYIVKRWTKGAKKGIVVSTDFSKSPYKKAKSAQSSRLSALMHEGTNVFSLGSLCDSGTRIVKQKLAETMQLLEGDAETTNMVRNLRRADDSSVCAAVLDD